In the Glycine max cultivar Williams 82 chromosome 19, Glycine_max_v4.0, whole genome shotgun sequence genome, GTCATTTGAGCCTGTTGGTACTTTTTGGACCAAGGAGGTCTTGTTTTGACGAGATGGGCTTCTGAGCACAGTCCGGAGCACTTTTCTTTAATTACTCAATTCTTTAGTTAGCTTATAGAAAAAAGATGCGGTACGGTGAGATACTGAGAGGGTAAGACTGAAAAATTGATCAATGTTTGAGATTTGAGATTGAACTTTGGGGTAGGGACTGCGGGAATATTACCTCGTCCccaattgaacataattttttcaattatttactCTACCGAAGAGAGGAATAGAGGACCCGGGAGAACCTCCAAGAACAAAGTAAGAGAAGGAGAGataactattttctttcttatttcttcCTTGGTACAGTCAAGGATATATGTAGCTGATTACAAGAGCTAAATGTCATAAACTAAAGGATAACGTAACAGAAGCAATAACAGAAAAGTTGTTTTCCTATGCTGGTTCCTACTTCCTGCACACCCAATCAAGGTCCTTTTTCCCCCGGATAAATGCTGAGGGATCTTCTTCCTGCACCAGTCCAATCTTATATCCCTCCCAATTTTCACATCATACTCCAGTTAAACCAGTTCTCAACTATCCCCGCCTAAACGTTATATTTTGATTACTATAAAAGTGACCTTTAAGACAAccgaaaataataattgattagCATTTCTATATGATCCATACGCAAAAGGCAAGGCAGGGGAtgcaaaagaaataattaaataagtaataTAATTACTACCTCCGCATATGTCTTTGGATGAAGACCACTTGATTGTTCAACAGATGTAGGTGGAGATGAAGATCTCACTGCACATGATATTCTAATTGTAGGTAACAAATCAGAAAATAAGACTAACTTAATTGAGACTTAATTACCAACATGATAACTTGAACACAAGTTGTAGTCCATTTTTTCATTCACAATCAGTTGttgcatatatttaaaaaaaattacagctgataaaagttaaattttattttatacaacttAACTAAGGATCAACACTTAGCAGTgtcaaaatttcattaaaaataccGAGACAGTCCCTATTTACTTTTAAAGAACCAATTGAACCCCTAATCTAACATCTAAATGTTAGTAGTAAAAAACTAGTGATTGCTATTAACAATTGCCTTGAATCGATCCTACCCCCGTCCGTTAGATTTCCATCTTCCAGATCATGTTATCAATGTTGTAATTATGTGATTTCTTCAATGCAACAACTTTGGAAACCCAATGTACTGTACTACTAGTGAGTTCTTTGCTCTTTCATCCCGAGGAAGTTTGCAAGCTCACTGAATAAGATGTTCTCAAACTAATAGGGGGAATGAAGCAATCTATTAAAAGGCCTCCAACATTGAACCCAACCTCGTCAATTGTCCAGGCCTCTTTCATTATTGTTTTAGTATGGCTCATGGCCATCTCCCCAAACCTGAAAAGGgtaatgttaaaattatataaaatttgttggGTGTATTTGAAATTGGGCTGGTGCAAGAAGAAAATCCCAAATGCTGATTGGGGGAAGGAAATTGTTTGGGGCACCcaacaatttttcaaaatgctgaAAATACCCTTATGATATTTTCGGTTATAAATAGCAGgttcaatttttcatttctgcagcatcattttttttttccacaaaatTTTTGTCACTTAGTGTAAGTTGCTTCTGTTAAGGGCGGTTTGAAAGCGTATTTGGTCTCCAGTGGTGTACGTGCGTTTGTGAGGAGTATACGGTAAATTTTGATCGATTTTCATCAACGGAAAAGGagagtgcaaaaaaaaaaatttacgtaCCTACGGATCAGTAATCTGTATGACCATACAGAtatggacaattttttttttgtggatacggatttaaaaatatttattttgtaataaaaaaaccataaataacaaaaatttagtaatgataaaacaaattaattcaaaaaatattttagtgattaattttaattcaatagtTGCTTAAATTAGATTACTTAAATTtagtgattaattttaatttagtaattGCTTAAATTTAGCAAtgataaaacaatttaatttaaaaaatatatataaagttttttaaaattaaattgcttaaattttaatttagtgattaattaaaaaaaaattatttcaaaaacatgaccaaattaattcaaaaacaaTGGGATAATATTAGACATGATAAAACaactattatatataagaacatGATTGCAACAAATTTATGATCAACACATGATAAAACAATTACTATAAAACAACTATTATATAAATAGATTATTCATAAGTCATAATAATGTtcctaataattaaaatgttcagTTTTCCAAGTCATAAAAATGTTCATAAACATGGCCAAAAAAACACATAGTTAACGGTGAGATCAATGAATTCAAAGACTATTTCCATGCCAGCTGTCAAGGACAAGATTTCACAGAAATATTTTCATCCAACTCCAATTTTAAGTGTCTTCCTGCAATGATTGAACACAAGTCGACATTCTGTAACGTCCTCTAAATGCAAATGAGTCCGGCCTTtgtctttaagaaaataatacatgATGCCTAGAACGTTTTGATATTAAGAAGAGTGTTATGTCAACAATTGCTAACAACTAAATTAGAAAGTTGCTTACGAGACTGCTCTAGCTAACTTTCTGTGGATTGAGATAAACCTTGAAAGTGACagaaaatttgacacttgatggTATAATGAGTGCCATCTTGGGAATGATTTGGGCAGGCCACTGATTTTGAATATAGTGAGAAAGAATACACTCTTACCATAATGAGTTAAAGACACTTGATGATCTCCGGCTAGGTGATAAAAATCTCTTAGTGTTGTCCACGCTGCTATAATGACTGGTTTGTCCAAATCTTTGTTGTAGACAACGTTATGATAATTTCCATCCTTGTCAACGAAATGTCATACGCCATCAAGTACATCCTTCCACTTGACAGCAAATAACATATTAACTTCACCGTAAATATACATTTGATATAACAAAATAAGTTTGGTTAGTtactcaaaataattatatgttaattaaatcaaaatgaagatgaTTTGATCCTTGGCGTGAACGGTGTTTAAAATAGTATCTGGTCACACTGCGACCTTCAGCATCATGTTCGCCATTTCGCACCATTCTTTGTGCTCTTCATTTGTTAATTCtgacataattaaaattcaagcaTGATATAACAAAATTGACATTCAAGCAATTgacataattattaatttagtaaCTCGACATATATTGACAGAATTAGCAATTGCAAAAACTAACTAACTACAAATATGTCACATGTGTAAATAAACGTATCAATATGAAAGATAGATATTCTTACTGGGCAGAGTCGCAAGAAGTATCTCCAGTTCCTCGTTGACAGTGGTTAACCGTGATGACGACGGAGCATAGCGtgacattttgaaatatatttgacaaaaatcattctctaaaaaaaactaacaaaatttacattataggttttcaatctttattttcactgatttaatagtaataataaattttcaaacttttttttaatatctaatcTAAAATCTAATGTTACTTATAACtaagatattatttttgtttttcacttatttcttaaactaacaatcttttacaattcaaattttggtttcataaatcttaacaaatatatatttctaatctaaattttttaaaaatatgtattcaattattattttgtctaaCTAACATttgtaaacattttattttttattttcaaacattCTCTAAAAAAGACTAACAATatctaacatttttaaatatctaaCATTTTcactaattaacattttaaagtaatttttcaaTCATCCCCTAACAATTtccaaattatttcaaatatgttattatctttcttaaaaactaactaacatttttaaatatgttaaaattatattttagtaattttttttgtactaacattttcatctttctaatctaatttttgtttctcaaatctaatgtttgttttaaaaatttaatctaaTCTAAAATGTAATATAATCCTACTACTAACTAACATAAACATTTCTTACataaatgtaataataaataaatcattcataaaatcaataacaaaaaaattaatgatacataaatcaataatcaacaaattaatcaccaactaataaaatcaatactaaaaaatttataaaataattaacatataaatatttttcatttaaaatttttcctacttttttttgtaataaaaatcaattttttttaagaaaatccaTATGGATTGACAATTCGTATGAGGCATACAGATTGTTGATCCgtatggttcatacggattgATAATCCGTATGAACCTTGCCAACCAGTATGGGTTTTTCACAGATAGAACGCAGGCATGCAAGCgcgatgaagaagaagaaaaactccATGAACAACAACAATGATACTCAGAACACAACCATCATTCAAACAAGTAGTGAACAAATTGAAAAACTCAAAATAACTTACCTCGAAGGAGAACCaacatagaagaagaagaagcaccgCACGAACACACCAACACAACACCACACAAACACACCGACCACCGGACGAACTCACTGCggggaagaagaaggaagaagaagaacggCCAACCCGAAGAGGAACGAGAAAgctgaaaaaagaaagaagaagcgGAAACGTCGGTGAACAGTGACTCGTACGGACGAGTTACTGTCTGTTTTTATATTAAAGGGTGAAGGGCATTTTCACCCTTTCACCGAGTTACTGGGTGCCCCAAGCAACAACCTTCGAGAAAATACCCAACAACAGTCCAGACAAATGCGCCAACAGAACTTTGAAATACGTCCATACACTCCTCTCCTCTTATGGGAAATAGATTATTAAGTTGTGACAAAATAAAtgctttatattatttataggcAATCTTATCTAAAATGTTTCTATCTTTCCCTTATTTATCCAATATATTATATGACCTCAGTCTGAATGATATTATCCATACAAATGCATGAACTTTGAAGCTAAGACATCGGCATTCAACAACTAAGGATACCTTTCTAGTTTGCACACCTTATCGAAtgagttaaatttaaaaactttggGTGAGTGATTGCTTTGCTCCCCCTTTATTCTGTTTATTAGAGGACACTTTTTAGTTACATTACAAAAGACTTGGCTTAAACCAAACTCAACAGTGACAGCATTAGCTTGATCTAACAGCACGGAACAAACTTCGTTTtcaaaccaccaccaccaaataTCTCCCAACTTCCATAGATTAATTGCAATGATTTTTTAGGCAAGGTAAATTACAGTATccgttttcttaatttttataaagtacaattattaattataaaatgatcAATTAGCATGGAAGTTAATTTCGCTGAccccatttatttttattagtgatATTGGGTTTCTTATACGTGGAAGTTGCTATTTAGCTAGCTCTAATAACATCATCGTTAGGTGccaaattagaattttaatttggaTAGATAAGGTCCACTTTTCTCAGTGTAAGGTTATTGTCCCCACAGGCGCAACTTGGTGCCGACCACTGCTTACAGAAAAGTTCCCATAGGAAAGTGCAAATTCAATCCCTATTACTTGTGATTTGTGTGTTGAGACTCTTCTAAATGATAAGGATTGCTCATAATTGTTggataaattcaaatttattttagggAAATGATAAGGATTTCTCAGTCTAATGATGCATTAGGGCTGTTAGCTTTGGTGATTAATCTAACTAAAAAGTGGGGCCTATatgatattttcaaatttcagttTGTTTTGAACGTTTGTTACCGTTGGTGAAGGATCATAGGACCCAGATTTAAACCTGGAAAGGGCAATTTTCGAACTGTACGCGGAGGGTCACTAGGGAAAAAGTATCTCAGTGtcataaatttttgtttgatagATGTAATAATTTGCAATCGTGCCCCCTTCCCTCCCaacaagaaataaacaaataaaaaggtgCACAGGATGCTTCAtcctgtttgtttttgtttttaatgttaatCCTTCCTTCATTAAATTGAAACCAAACtcgtatttttcttcttttttaggcATAGATGGGGTGTGAATTTGTCAATTATTTGGCATATACTTAAGTCCCTATTCACATAGGACGTGAAACCTaacgtaaaaaaaatgtttacatcTTTTCATGCAAAACGTGCAACCACTTTTTAACGGATAATCAAATCCGTTGATGGGTAGGAATTTAGACAATTACTCAATGGTTTATCACCAAATCACATAAAATCAAAATACTGATTTGGCAACAGCAACCACTAAAATGTAGAACAATTTCCCATTTGGAACtttctactttatttttttgcaacTGGGAAAGTAAGGGGAAAAAAGTGATAAAAGGAAGATAACATTTTTGAACAGGCAATAGTTAGTTGGTGCACATTGGGATTTAAGATTTATTGTCAACGGATGCATATCTGACCAAACAACTGGAAAATTGAAAAGAGCACCTAATAAATGAAACATGCTCTAAAATGTCAAAGGACGTGTATAATAGAtaggttaaaaattaaatagaaatgtTAGATTCACACTctataacacattttttttgaatatgtcattttttattaaaatttattaaaaaaacataaaatttagtgAATCTTAgatcttatttaatgatttttttttaattttatactttttaatatattttaatcaataaaaaaatatgtatgaatAAATATGTTACTAAcactcttaaaaataaaatttaaatcatttccATGGGAGAAAACAAAATGGGTAGGTAATCTTATGATATGATAGGCTCTATTTCACTCCTAGATATGCTTATGCTTTCCTTACAAAagagtagaaaaaaatatacatttctttccactttttttctctctttcccaATTTGCCATAGATTaagactttttatttatttatttattataagcaAGGAATCTGAATAAAATTAACTCGGTTGTTCAACAATCTTTACTGCTCCAAACCTAAAGGAAATTAAAGAATCTTTTTGTTTGATCCTGTGTTGCAAGCAAGTCCCTTTTGCCATGTTCATAAGGTCAAAGCTAGCCTTCGTGGTTAGGTTCTTTTGAAATTAGGtcatattgttttttattttttgaaaaataaaacagggGTAAAATTGGAAATCTATTTGTTTTTGCTTTCATATATAAACTCCAGATTCCTGAGAAGACTGAGAAAGAGAAAGCATAGAAAGGAAACGAAAAAACAGAGTACCCGacagaatttgaaaacaaaggcTGAAATTTGAAGAAACTGAGATCATTGGGTGTGAAATATATGGCAGAGGTTGTCCTGCTAGTCGATGATTTGAAATTACTTTCTGCGAGTCCTCGTTGTAGAATTTGTCATGAAGAAGAGTTTGAAAGCGTAGAAACCTTGGAAGCACCTTGTGCTTGTTCTGGGACCGTTAAGGTAAGTAAACACAGAATACATAAGACGCAATTTCTTAATCTTAAGcacttgttattttgttattaagcTATTATTATGcttccttgatttttttttaattctcatcAATAACTGCGTTTTTGTTGCGCAGTTTGCTCATAGAGATTGCATACAGAGATGGTGCAACGAAAAAGGAAATACAACCTGTGAAATATGTCTCCAGGTATGAACTTTGAtcattcaattttcattttttcttttgcacTTTGTGGCATAACGTTCATTTCATTCTGttttattaagttataataaaatttgatttcttgatgccaatcaatttgttttttttttcttcatttttttgtaaaaagaaaaaaggaagaaagagttATCCGTGTGTACCTAATTTTTGGTGTCGTTGTTATGGTGATTGGGTGTGCTACTGCTTCCCTATCTGATTTTGACATGGAAACGATAACAAGTTCCTTTCTTCCTTTccccttttgtttattttcgaACTGCAGTTGCTTTTGTGTTTGTCTTTTGCTTAACTTTGCTCAGTATTGAAGTCTCTCCTAATTAGTATACTATTTCAATATCAACACGTATTGGTTTCTCTGAAAGACGAACTTTCtcttatttgtcttttttagttTTCGTTTTCATTTGGTACTGTAGGAAAAAGGGgactagaattttttatttttatcatacgTGCAATGAACCGCCCCATTGCATATTTATCTATTTGGTACTGTAGGTGTGATGATCgcaaattgataatattattttattgtttttgcaGCAATATGAACCCGGATATACAGCTCCTCCGCCAAAGAAGTCTAAGATAAATGATGAAACAATGTCCATTAGGTACTTTTCCATTCCCGCGTTCAATTTAATCAAAGTGAActtataactaattatttaatcaatcattTCATAATGTGAATTCTTGACTTTGCTACGTGAGAGGGAGCAACTAATAAAATATGTTGTTGAGTAAAGCtgagaatattattattatatttttaaagggAGGAGGAAGAACCGTCAAACGCAAGAATAGAGATTATGGTTGAAGGAGTGGAAATGGAAAGCGATTACTCTGAATGCAGTTCTGCCGCTGACAGAAGCGCGTCTTGCTGTCGATCACTTGCAATAGCTGTAAGCATACATCTTAttagcttttttattttcacgcGTCGTGctttttaatcaaattcattCATCTTAATATTAGCCAAGGCTAACTGGCAGTGGCAATGCGCTAGATACATGGCTTTAGTTGtgcaataattaattaagaataaaaccAAATTGCATCCTCAAGTGAGTCAAAGTCCACTCAGACTCCTTGTCGCAATTGCCAACTGCATTGCCAGTGGCGTTCCACTGGCATGGCTCCAAGAGTTGAAATTCACATTTTTCTATTTCAAACAAACTTGTCTTCTTGATGTGACTGTTACTGATTAAGAGGGAACTTCTTGTTGACTCGTGTTTTAACCTGATAGTTGGAATTTCTCCCAacctatataataatttttttttaaccatttgATGGACTGCAGTTTACACTAGTCTTACTTGTAAGGCATCTTTTCGCAGTGCTCACATATGGAACGGAAGATTACCCATTTACACTACTAACTGTAAGTACTTGTTTTCccgttttaaataaaaacaaacatttacAATCTTTGCCTACGGAGAGCTAAACCAATGAAACTTCATATACCATTTTTGATGCAGGTAATTATATTAAAGGCTAGCGGAATTATTATACCAATGTACATAGTTATTAAGATTATCGGAGCCATTCAGAACAGTATTCAGCACTATCAGGATTCTGACTATGACGAAGATGACGAAAATGATATACAGCATAATGTAAATTCAAGACATTTCTAGATTATTTGCCTATTAGTGTGTCAGAGCATTATGTTGATGCTCCTCAAATAACATTTTGCGGCATAATTTATGATAATGGAATTTAGATCGAAATGCACCCCGCCTTTGTCGTATACAATATTCACTGTTACCCACCCCGCCCAAGACTAGGAATAAAGCACTAGGTACTTAGGGCTTATGGCCCCGTTagttattatcataaaaaaagaattaaaagtatCAACTACTTGCAAATAGAAGGAACAACCGAGTTGGCATTTGTAttaacaacttttaaaaaaaaatctactagATAACCTGCAAAACATGTACAATGGGTCGTCAAGCACACTTCCAACAAGACTGATATGTTGGACAGCCAACATACAATCAAGACTCGGCCATATCTTATCAGGATTGATATCAACGTAGAATATGgccataaattcaaaataatgaaTAACCACTATTAAGAGGATTGCTAATAATATCTGTCTTGAAATAATTTAACATCCTTGCATTAGTTCTCTTGCTTTATCCTGAAGTTCACTTAGGGAACCAACGCAAATGGTTTCCTGTGTTGCCGCGTTGTTCAATATTTGAATGATTGCTGCTATCTCATCAACCCAATTTTTATTGGGAGAGTTTGTTACAGTAGATACCTTTCTGCATTTACCATAAGTGGCCTCAAATTCTCTGGATTTGGCAGCAGCCTTCTGAAGCACAGAAGTTGGAAGgcctgaaataaaattaattttctttattataatatgaatttgttaataattataaaacacATTAAATGAGGCTTAGCACACAGTATAATTGGCATAACAATGGTAAATAGTTTTCCAGAGTGATCCAAAAGTCATGTATAGACATGCAACtcattttgataatatattttgagaTTGTCAGCCTCAAGTTTAAGCTTCGATATAGCAAGGTTGGGCAAAGACTTAATGTATAGCAAGCCTCAAGTTCGAGGTCCCAGAGTTCAAAGTCAATGAACCAAAAATTAATGAACTGCAGATGTTAACATGCCAACTATCAATCTCAGATTTGTCTACTAAATTTAGTAGCAGACCGGTTGATTGGAAAAATAATGGTTAAAATTGGGATCAAATACAATATACATTTTATAACTgagattattaaaattttaagtataaattttCTAATCAACAGTTATAATTTGGCACTTTACCACCCTTACTATAGTGGAGCATAACCCATGTTTGtcatatttcaaaacaaaaaaacataccAGCTATCCGAGCAACATTAACACCATAGCTCTTGGGGCAAGCACCGGGGGTAAGCCTGTAAAGAAAGGTGACTTCGTCTAAACCTGCAATTCCACTACCAACTTGGCATGCCATGTGGCAGAGACAGACCTTTACAAGCACAAAAAAGCTAATTCAGAAATATGATTTAAGTTTGAAACTAAAACTGACCAGAACAGAAGATGGAACAAATTACTACACTATATCACTATAATGTAAACTTTCTATAGGATATCATATCTAAATATGTCATGACTGCCAATCTTATGGGCAATCAagtaaattaacaaaaccaagatTAAAATGTTTCTAGCAAGCATTAGACCGTGAAAATTTACTGCTGATGATTACACTGGATAAAAAACTGGTAATACCTTCGGATCTTTGAGATAATCAACAGCTAATCGATGATAGTGGGTAGAAAACAATCCGCGACACTGCACCTTCCGCACAAGATGTTCTAATACTGATTCCCTgtcaaatatttgaaataagGAAGGCAGAATCAGGAGATGGACTCACCAGAAGCTATAAAATTAATCAAGAATACTGAAACCATAAGGTACAAAAGCATATCCAACTAATCCCCCAATAGACACTTACGCAATGGCTTGCCCATCAGAAGTTGCAGTCCCTCGCCCAAGCTCATCCAGAGCCACCAATGAATTACAAGTAGCTGATGACTGTACTCACCATCAAAAGTACATAATTAGAAAGAAACAATGGTTTAACAAGATTAGATTCACATGCATCTGTAATGCATAACAAGCCAAATAAAAGGGCCAATAAAGCTTCATGAAATACACACAACTAATTAATCCACATTGCAGACAAAACATTATACAGATGAGTGAgttctaaagaaaaaaagaccAAGGCATAAAAGTTTTCTTGAAATATAATACTAGTAACTATTTTACAGTTGTGGTCTAGTgacttacaacaacaacaacaacgtcttatcccactaggtggggtcggcggTCTAGTGACTTACGAGAACCCAAATTTCAAGTGATACAAATTGATACTCAAAGGGGCATCTTACCAGCATTGATGCAGTTTCTGAAAGCTCAGTTAAAAATGTACTTTGGCCTGCCATTATATTATCTTTGGCCCCCATTCTAACAAAAATCCGGTCAAcaggggacaaatcaaaactttCTGCTGGGACATCAGCTCCTACCtgcataagaaattaaaagtgtaaCTCCACAGATAAAAAAACTGGCTTATTTAAGACAAGACTAAAAGTGCAAGGCCAATCTTTCTACACAACCCCCCCTTCCACCTATAGGTGGAGGGAGGGGGACTGGCAGAGGCCATGGCCCCCCAAGGTTTTTATGGCTCCtttaacatttataaaaattattgaaaattaatatatgaatttattatattagttGACATTGATTTAGAAAGATAAAAGGGAGAAGAAAGCAAAGTGTAAGTATCATAAGTAACTTGAtgtgatagaaaaagaaagataaagagaaTTATAAGTTTTAGTAGACAACTTTGATGTTGAGATCTACATATAATTacccaaaattattttatctgtcTAACTTATTTCTTCTTATATTATTACCTTTATTCACACACACatgaaataaataactaatttatcaaaactaataaaaataattaagtagtaATTGTATTTAATAACATTATTCGCAAATCgcaatttaagaaaatatataattaacatattttttgcTGTAAAAAACACATTTGGAAATGAGTCTATA is a window encoding:
- the LOC100527142 gene encoding uncharacterized protein LOC100527142 isoform 1 (isoform 1 is encoded by transcript variant 1) produces the protein MAEVVLLVDDLKLLSASPRCRICHEEEFESVETLEAPCACSGTVKFAHRDCIQRWCNEKGNTTCEICLQQYEPGYTAPPPKKSKINDETMSIREEEEPSNARIEIMVEGVEMESDYSECSSAADRSASCCRSLAIAFTLVLLVRHLFAVLTYGTEDYPFTLLTVIILKASGIIIPMYIVIKIIGAIQNSIQHYQDSDYDEDDENDIQHNVNSRHF
- the LOC100527142 gene encoding uncharacterized protein LOC100527142 isoform 2 (isoform 2 is encoded by transcript variant 2); the protein is MAEVVLLVDDLKLLSASPRCRICHEEEFESVETLEAPCACSGTVKFAHRDCIQRWCNEKGNTTCEICLQQYEPGYTAPPPKKSKINDETMSIREEEEPSNARIEIMVEGVEMESDYSECSSAADRSASCCRSLAIACSHMERKITHLHY